One part of the Aspergillus luchuensis IFO 4308 DNA, chromosome 5, nearly complete sequence genome encodes these proteins:
- a CDS encoding uncharacterized protein (COG:G;~EggNog:ENOG410Q1Z0;~InterPro:IPR005829,IPR005828,IPR003663,IPR036259, IPR020846;~PFAM:PF00083,PF07690;~SMCOG1169:sugar transport protein;~TransMembrane:11 (o6-23i30-48o54-72i84-105o117-139i211-233o253-271i280-301o321-341i353-374o386-406i);~antiSMASH:Cluster_5.6;~go_component: GO:0016020 - membrane [Evidence IEA];~go_component: GO:0016021 - integral component of membrane [Evidence IEA];~go_function: GO:0022857 - transmembrane transporter activity [Evidence IEA];~go_process: GO:0055085 - transmembrane transport [Evidence IEA]): protein MHLGSLPGGLLAFFSTHWIGPLWTMRQLCLLWVIGVVVFITSAGNMGQLIAGRFIMGMGVGQAGVVGPIYLAEVAPTASRGLLVGLYASSEYVGVLIGYFSGWGASLHISGDSNTQWILPESIHIMVAGVLLLFSIGCVESPRYLIYSGHVSRATITLAKLRGFSPEDPRIIEEVQSIKREVSSKKTTGKSKWPFLRQWKALFARANLHRWMFLLSAQLLSQWSGTNAITTYAPKFFALLNVTGKSEKLFKTAIFGVVKLVSALISAFFFVDRFGRKRTLLGGIVLQLLALLYIAIFMTAWDAAGKPDSSNALRAAAGSVAALYVTGVGYAFGWNCIQYLINAEILPSEVRTLGTSLLMCVHYANKFALVKALPSMMLDDALQPKGTFWFFFAVASIGLVWGIVWLPETSQKSLEETSTVFEKQSTKNP from the exons ATGCACCTTGGCAGCTTGCCTGGGGGCCTTTTAGCTTTTTTCTCAACGCACTGGATTGGCCCACTATGGACCATGCGGCAGTTATGCCTGCTTTGGGTCATCGGCGTGGTTGTTTTCATTACATCGGCTGGCAATATGGGTCAACTCATTGCTGGTCGGTTTATCATGGGTATGGGTGTCGGCCaggctggtgttgttggacCAATTTACCTCGCCGAGGTGGCACCCACGGCTTCTCGAGGTCTATTGGTCGGTCTCTATGCGTCATCGGAATATGTCGGTGTTTTAATCGGG TACTTTTCCGGTTGGGGAGCCTCGCTTCATATATCCGGCGATAGCAACACGCAATGGATACTACCAGAAAGCATCCATATCATGGTGGCCGGGGTGTTACTACTTTTTTCAATCGGCTGCGTTGAGAGCCCTAGATATTTGATCTACAGTGGTCACGTATCAAGGGCTACAATAACTCTTGCTAAGCTGCGGGGCTTTAGCCCAGAGGATCCCCGTATTATTGAAGAGGTACAAAGTATCAAGCGTGAGGTTTCCTCAAAGAAAACCACGGGCAAGTCCAAGTGGCCCTTTTTAAGGCAATGGAAAGCACTTTTTGCAAGAGCCAATCTCCATCGATGGATGTTTCTTTTGTCTGCGCAACTTCTCAGTCAATGGTCCGGAACAAATGCTATCACAA CTTACGCACCTAAGTTCTTTGCGCTGTTGAATGTGACCGGGAAGTCCGAAAAACTGTTCAAAACAGCTATTTTTGGAGTAGTAAAACTGGTCTCTGCGCTTATTAGcgcattcttcttcgttgATCGCTTTGGAAGAAAACGTACCCTGTTAGGAGGAATAGTACTTCAGCTCCTCGCTTTGCTCTATATTGCAATCTTCATGACAGCTTGGGATGCAGCTGGCAAGCCAGACTCCAGCAATGCGCTTAGAGCAGCTGCCGGTTCCGTGGCTGCTCTATACGTTACAGGAGTCGGCTATGCTTTCGGATGGAATTGCATCCAATATCTGATAAATGCTGAAATCCTTCCTTCAGAAGTTCGTACACTGGGGACAAGTCTCCTCATGTGTGTTCATTATGCCAATAAGTTCGCACTGGTGAAG GCCCTACCAAGTATGATGCTTGATGATGCTTTACAGCCCAAGGGGACATTTTGGTTCTTCTTTGCTGTTGCATCAATAGGTCTTGTATGGGGCATTGTCTGGCTGCCAGAAACTTCACAGAAAAGCTTGGAGGAAACAAGCACTGTATTTGAGAAGCAGTCGACGAAGAATCCGTGA
- a CDS encoding pyridoxal phosphate-dependent decarboxylase family protein (COG:E;~EggNog:ENOG410PJD8;~InterPro:IPR015424,IPR002129,IPR015421;~SMCOG1180:Decarboxylase, pyridoxal-dependent;~antiSMASH:Cluster_5.6;~go_function: GO:0003824 - catalytic activity [Evidence IEA];~go_function: GO:0016831 - carboxy-lyase activity [Evidence IEA];~go_function: GO:0030170 - pyridoxal phosphate binding [Evidence IEA];~go_process: GO:0019752 - carboxylic acid metabolic process [Evidence IEA]): MGDPRNAGENITPHELISSYFIGPRAENMKDFETNIAAILAKIKNTRLGYQPNTDGQEDVFISNETRTKLKPIRDNFTAAVGQAAETLGKQSIPSWHPRYQGHMCTDMTMPGLLGYFMTMIYSPNNVAVEGGPFTTVVELRVGKQLCKMFGYSIDEEKRDMPLSWGHITCDGTVANLESIWVARNLKFYPLSLYHAMREGPLGFIADDFRVTTCVGEEKLFKDLGVWELLNLRPEQILDMGEALYQQFGITSKYLEEALKPFSIQTTGKDVLENEFRIKKPAKYLLAQTRHYSWPKGGAIAGIGSANMQGVEVDMEGHISLDALEKELNHCLEQRQAVYAVVAVIGTTEEGAVDQLHDILAMRRRFQDRGLSFLVHADAAWGGYFASMIPRERMNLAGPIQQRDREEAVQKNPQLPLREDTLKDLIALREADTITVDPHKAGYIPYPAGSLCYRDGRMRFFVTWTSPYLTQGSMENIGVYGVEGSKPGAAAMAAWMSNQTIGLDPTGYSRLLGEAAFTSARLSACYAAMHAGHPLHNRKYIIVPFKPLPKEKEGFDCLSGEVDVERRKVLDCIINRTEADIEREGWDAHLPWLRQIGSDLNINAFAINWYRSDGTLNRDLEEANYLMRRVMNGLSITSTRGDPQRVPLFLTSTQFEPAMYGQCAQNFMRRLGLDACDQALWVIRNVVMSPFPTSQKFIGFFKDTLEKEIIKGVDWCRKRNSLEDKKITFLLRGTDKIFLDFQTSFHAATQRQQIILEATLMPKNTDLASSNDAKMKVNNDFIDLKRKNPDKVFAFESSSTVNLEALIKGIEEGPRIVGGSISAPGLDPESTIECRMEMKRVVISRPLNPTNRDDHYPRHLMPFYLYGSQNEFHISHMLLRAPNVDLSACGVTFTEALPQRVLALLERRALILTLTEYREETMHPFPETNSAILENDNFFFRPGQRFQVKIFEDHQEPTAKGPGLIDNLRFPIAREEMTLNSDVHVDVEALNKDPLEEEQVGISWESELDQIREVLNYGHVAAMNAANAGGAECDESD; encoded by the exons atggGGGATCCAAGAAACGCAGGGGAGAACATCACTCCTCACGAGCTCATCAGCTCCTACTTCATTGGGCCAAGGGCTGAGAACATGAAAGATTTTGAAACCAATATCGCCGCCATCCTGGCAAAGATCAAAAACACTAGACTCGGCTATCAACCCAACACAGAT GGACAGGAGGATGTTTTCATTTCCAACGAGACCCGCACAAAGCTCAAGCCAATAAGGGATAATTTCACGGCTGCAGTCGGGCAGGCTGCCGAAACCCTGGGAAAACAATCAATACCCTCCTGGCATCCTCGGTACCAGGGCCACATGTGTACAGACATGACGATGCCTGGTCTTTTGGGTTACTTTATGACCATGATTTACAGCCCAAACAATGTCGCCGTGGAGGGAGGTCCTTTCACTACTGTAGTTGAGCTAAGAGTGGGAAAGCAATTGTGTAAGATGTTTGGTTACAGCATAGATGAGGAGAAAAGGGATATGCCTCTCTCCTGGGGTCACATCACATGTGATGGGACTGTAGCCAATCTTGAATCCATCTGGGTTG CACGTAATCTAAAGTTTTATCCTCTCAGCCTGTATCATGCTATGAGAGAGGGACCTCTTGGGTTTATCGCTGACGATTTCCGGGTCACCACAtgtgttggagaagagaagctaTTCAAAGATCTCGGCGTCTGGGAATTGCTCAACCTGCGTCCCGAACAAATCTTGGATATGGGAGAAGCTCTCTATCAGCAGTTTGGGATTACTTCCAAATATCTTGAAGAGGCTCTGAAGCCATTCAGCATTCAGACAACCGGAAAAGACGTGCTGGAAAACGAGTTCCGTATCAAGAAGCCGGCCAAGTATTTGCTCGCTCAGACACGGCATTACTCATGGCCGAAAGGCGGTG CAATTGCCGGCATTGGGTCTGCAAATATGCAGGGCGTGGAGGTCGATATGGAAGGTCACATTTCTCTTGACGCCTTGGAAAAGGAGCTTAATCACTGCCTTGAACAACGGCAAGCTGTGTATGCCGTGGTAGCTGTTATTGGAACAACTGAAGAAGGTGCAGTTGATCAACTGCATGACATCTTGGCTATGCGTCGAAGGTTCCAGGACAGGGGGCTGTCATTCCTAGTGCATGCCGACGCTGCCTGGGGTGGGTACTTTGCAAGCATGATCCCACGGGAAAGAATGAACTTGGCAGGACCTATCCAGCAAAGGGACAGGGAAGAGGCGGTTCAGAAAAATCCTCAACTGCCTTTGAGAGAGGACACGCTGAAAGACTTGATTGCGCTAAGAGAAGCTGATACCATTACGGTCGATCCCCACAAGGCGGGCTACATCCCCTATCCAGCGGGAAGTTTATGTTATCGGGATGGCCGCATGCGGTTTTTTGTCACTTGGACCAGTCCATATTTGACTCAGGGCTCTATGGAGAATATTGGAGTGTATGGTGTGGAGGGCAGCAAGCCCGGTGCGGCTGCCATGGCAGCTTGGATGTCTAACCAGACAATTGGTCTAGATCCTACCGGATATAGCCGTCTTTTGGGCGAGGCAGCCTTTACTAGTGCGCGG TTGTCTGCCTGTTATGCTGCCATGCATGCAGGGCATCCTCTCCATAACCGAAAATACATCATCGTACCCTTCAAACCGTTGccaaaagagaaggaaggcttCGATTGTTTGTCTGGCGAGGTTGACGTCGAACGCAGGAAGGTACTCGATTGTATCATCAACAGGACTGAGGCCGACATTGAGAGGGAGGGCTGGGATGCTCATTTGCCTTGGCTGCGACAGATCGGATCAGATCTCAACATCAATGCCTTCGCAATTAACTGGTATCGGAGTGACGGCACACTAAATAGAGacttggaagaagccaacTATCTGATGAGGCGGGTGATGAATGGACTTTCCATCACCTCTACCAGAGGAGATCCTCAGAGAGTACCGCTGTTTCTAACTTCAACGCAGTTTGAACCAGCTATGTATGGCCAATGCGCCCAAAATTTCATGCGGCGTCTAGGATTGGATGCCTGCGATCAGGCCCTCTGGGTTATAAGAAACGTTGTGATGAGTCCCTTTCCCACCAGTCAAAAGTTCATCGGGTTTTTTAAGGATACTCTCGAAAAGGAGATTATCAAGGGAGTGGACTGGTGTCGCAAGCGAAACAGTCTTgaagataagaaaataaCGTTCCTTCTCCGGGGAACTGACAAAATCTTCCTTGATTTCCAGACGAGCTTCCACGCAGCGACCCAACGCCAGCAAATTATCTTGGAAGCCACGCTGATGCCAAAGAACACTGATTTGGCGTCCAGCAATGATGCAAAGATGAAAGTAAATAACGATTTCATTGATCTGAAGAGGAAAAACCCAGATAAGGTCTTTGCATTTGAATCGAGCAGCACCGTGAATCTAGAAGCGCTGATCAAAGGAATTGAGGAAGGACCGCGAATTGTTGGAGGTTCGATTAGTGCCCCTGGCCTTGATCCAGAATCGACTATTGAATGTCGCATGGAGATGAAGCGGGTTGTCATAAGCCGTCCTTTGAATCCAACCAATCGCGACGACCATTACCCACGACACCTTATGCCATTTTATCTATATGGCTCGCAAAATGAATTTCATATCTCACATATGCTGCTCCGAGCACCAAATGTGGATTTGTCGGCCTGCGGCGTTACCTTCACCGAAGCCTTGCCTCAAAGAGTGCTCGCTCTGCTGGAACGTAGAGCTCTGATCCTCACATTGACCGAGTACCGTGAGGAAACAATGCATCCATTCCCAGAGACAAACAGCGCTATTCTCGAGAACGATAATTTTTTCTTCCGCCCCGGACAAAGGTTTCAGGTAAAGATCTTTGAAGATCATCAGGAGCCTACTGCAAAAGGCCCGGGATTGATTGACAACCTCCGTTTTCCAATTGCACGAGAGGAGATGACGCTAAACAGTGATGTTCACGTCGATGTAGAGGCTCTGAACAAGGATCctctggaagaagagcaagtaGGTATTTCGTGGGAGTCTGAGTTGGACCAAATCAGAGAAGTCTTGAATTATGGACACGTTGCGGCAATGAATGCTGCTAATGCTGGAGGTGCTGAATGTGATGAAAGTGATTAA
- a CDS encoding uncharacterized protein (COG:Q;~EggNog:ENOG410PP6F;~InterPro:IPR026992,IPR027443,IPR005123;~PFAM:PF03171,PF14226;~antiSMASH:Cluster_5.6;~go_function: GO:0016491 - oxidoreductase activity [Evidence IEA];~go_process: GO:0055114 - oxidation-reduction process [Evidence IEA]) — MPTTRYFAQAPPFPADTPTIDLPILSFSELRSGNPTEGEMLFAACREWGFFLINLHDCAEGRTLLHDAETMFDLDIELFSLDQTTLDQYAYNAPKDLTGYKRMGALKTDDGKLDHMYVYNINQDDILGNRAPRTNAPPIEAQRPQIQNFIRHASSTLDVILKTLDDHLGLERGTLSKLSPLDQESETSVRLLCSPPHASSEANQDRISLGGHTDIGTTTLLFQVIGGLQILPAGLENKMENWRFVRPVPGCALVNIGDTLVEWTGQLLRSSLHRVLAAPGEQAFESRRSVAYLVRPAKSASMRRIRGGKIPVLTEGEEEETRSVDEWAAWRSKQVMLGLLKPQTKGGVVPV; from the coding sequence ATGCCCACCACTCGCTACTTCGCCCAAgctccccccttccccgcTGACACGCCGACCATCGACCTCCCCATTCTCTCATTTTCGGAGCTACGATCCGGCAACCCAACCGAAGGAGAGATGTTGTTTGCCGCCTGCCGCGAATGGGGATTCTTCCTAATTAACTTACACGACTGCGCAGAAGGCAGGACCCTCCTCCACGATGCAGAAACCATGTTTGATCTCGACATCGAGCTCTTTTCCCTCGACCAGACAACACTCGACCAATACGCTTACAACGCGCCCAAAGACCTTACAGGCTATAAGCGCATGGGGGCACTCAAAACCGACGACGGCAAGCTCGACCACATGTACGTCTACAACATTAACCAGGACGATATCCTGGGTAATCGTGCTCCCCGAACCAATGCACCCCCGATCGAGGCACAGCGCCCCCAGATCCAAAATTTCATCCGCCACGCTTCATCAACTTTAGATGTGATTCTTAAAACGCTGGATGACCATCTCGGTCTCGAACGCGGTACACTGAGCAAACTCAGTCCCCTAGATCAGGAGTCCGAGACCTCTGTCCGCTTACTATGCAGTCCTCCCCACGCATCCAGTGAAGCGAATCAAGATCGCATCTCGTTAGGCGGACACACAGATATTGGGACAACGACGCTGCTATTCCAGGTTATTGGAGGTCTGCAGATCCTCCCTGCGGGGCTCGAGAATAAGATGGAGAATTGGCGTTTTGTTCGACCCGTGCCGGGCTGTGCGCTGGTCAATATTGGTGATACTCTGGTAGAGTGGACCGGTCAGCTGCTACGGAGCTCCTTGCATAGGGTCCTAGCTGCACCTGGAGAACAGGCATTCGAGTCGAGACGGAGTGTGGCGTATTTGGTCAGGCCGGCGAAGTCAGCATCCATGCGGAGAATCCGTGGAGGGAAGATACCGGTGCTGactgagggagaagaggaggagacgaGGTCAGTGGACGAGTGGGCAGCTTGGAGGTCGAAACAGGTTATGTTGGGGCTGTTGAAGCCGCAGACGAAAGGAGGGGTAGTTCCTGTCTAG
- a CDS encoding uncharacterized protein (SECRETED:SignalP(1-16);~TransMembrane:1 (n3-14c19/20o55-72i);~antiSMASH:Cluster_5.6), whose amino-acid sequence MFVPLLLAALPTLFHAALTYREADISSLLKLEDVIATRIQKIKPKHSRLSSLKPAPILFANVCASMLVMLGFQRGAGHAGQGGWYECLSGSSSKRPWADPSGP is encoded by the coding sequence ATGTTCgttcctctgctgctggCGGCGCTGCCGACTCTATTCCATGCCGCGCTCACCTATCGCGAGGCGGacatttcttctcttttgaaGTTAGAAGATGTTATAGCTACAAGAATCCAAAAGATCAAACCCAAGCACTCGAGACTATCCTCGCTGAAGCCGGCACCAATCCTGTTCGCCAATGTTTGTGCGTCAATGCTAGTAATGCTTGGATTCCAACGTGGAGCTGGCCATGCGGGTCAAGGCGGTTGGTATGAGTGTCTATCTGGATCTTCATCTAAGCGACCATGGGCGGATCCTAGCGGTCCCTGA
- a CDS encoding uncharacterized protein (COG:S;~EggNog:ENOG410PTR0;~antiSMASH:Cluster_5.6), with product MSYDNAATRAGFTSSFGRFRTTRGGNERVDNFSLRKLFLPKLSREGQKILRDRTDFVRSQLQHYGVPFEEDQLSGNGTQLMKKVLQEGKCDNVPVHILALEEQLHQEWIAASDIEVLSSNPEWVIKKFFIRAGELDPYQARTSTVVGVSFPRYSEYRPGRLREAADQVAGLHHDTGVGPETQTIFLGWDKSAVREAAKEHVNKERAEIQAREQKREKERAKMHADYLAALERMKGAAGRNKSPVGSYIVDCEDIEEGWPSLALDMVLEISNTQQKGKFHATFNFGVVIGVMVISEEHITETDEEEIGDDYEKIGKGTKRKNFARKQSRPSKKAKAERTSEPYTYRLKLRCRETGEGQIFFEPKYGTIEFSDEKFAAFTAEAVFPCVGSGITFTARKVSDNPCPSGEKWEDYSEAAYEYARVSRWH from the coding sequence ATGTCCTATGACAACGCCGCCACCCGCGCTGGTTTCACCTCTTCATTCGGCCGGTTCCGCACTACACGCGGAGGCAATGAACGAGTAGATAATTTCTCTCTCCGAAAACTGTTTCTACCCAAGCTCAGCCGCGAAGGTCAAAAGATCCTGCGAGACCGCACCGATTTTGTCCGCAGCCAACTACAACACTATGGAGTGCCTTTCGAGGAAGACCAACTATCAGGAAACGGAACGCAGCTGATGAAGAAAGTGCTGCAAGAAGGAAAGTGCGACAATGTGCCCGTACACATCCTGGCCCTGGAGGAGCAGCTGCATCAGGAATGGATTGCTGCAAGTGATATCGAGGTGCTGTCTTCCAACCCTGAGTGGGTGATAAAAAAGTTCTTCATAAGAGCTGGGGAATTAGATCCATACCAGGCTAGGACAAGCACTGTCGTCGgggtttcctttcctcgaTATAGCGAGTATCGTCCAGGGCGCTTGCGTGAAGCTGCTGATCAGGTGGCGGGCTTGCATCATGATACTGGTGTGGGGCCGGAGACACAGACAATATTCTTGGGATGGGATAAGTCTGCTGTTCGAGAAGCAGCTAAGGAACATGTAAATAAGGAAAGGGCCGAGATTCAGGCTCGGGAacagaagagggaaaaagaacgcGCGAAAATGCATGCCGACTACCTTGCGGCTCTCGAACGGATGAAGGGCGCTGCGGGAAGGAATAAATCGCCGGTCGGAAGTTATATCGTTGACTGTGAGGACATTGAGGAGGGCTGGCCCAGTCTAGCGTTGGATATGGTACTTGAAATTTCGAACACACAACAAAAGGGGAAGTTTCACGCTACATTCAATTTTGGTGTAGTGATAGGCGTTATGGTCATATCTGAGGAGCATATCACTGAgaccgacgaagaggagattGGCGACGATTATGAAAAAATTGGAAAAGGAACTAAGAGAAAGAATTTCGCCCGGAAACAGAGCAGGCCGTCGAAGAAAGCGAAAGCAGAGAGGACGAGCGAGCCCTACACGTACCGGTTAAAGCTCAGATGCCGTGAAACTGGCGAAGGTCAGATCTTTTTCGAACCAAAGTACGGCACTATCGAGTTTAGCGATGAAAAATTCGCCGCCTTCACTGCAGAGGCTGTGTTTCCCTGTGTTGGCTCTGGGATAACTTTTACTGCACGGAAGGTGTCTGATAATCCATGTCCAAGTGGTGAGAAATGGGAGGACTATTCAGAGGCTGCATATGAATATGCACGAGTTAGTAGATGGCATTGA
- a CDS encoding uncharacterized protein (COG:S;~EggNog:ENOG410PY37;~TransMembrane:7 (o12-30i42-62o68-92i104-125o137-159i171-189o209-233i);~antiSMASH:Cluster_5.6): protein MTFRYEDGIALLQLIAFVPCLFLALLLCYQQGMKAVASCWRFLIILACLRIAGAICELISITDPSIDVITTKITCDLLGIAPLTLAAVGLLQRVNASINKLSKWIFIFVSIVSLVGLALGIAGAIKALDTYTIPAMLQAALGMFVGCLGLLLAIMAYLTIYRNEMPRNERIILYSVYACAPLLIVRTIYGCLGDYTNIEKFNLFEPNPTVNLCMGVLEEIFLMIICLAVGFYCPPPKEPEPEEAARTRNSDETTIVEKRSSEPNDARPDTMNKEKLAEEGRMGTPVAEAA, encoded by the exons ATGACGTTTCGCTATGAAGATGGTATCGCATTGTTGCAACTCATCGCCTTCGTGCcctgcctcttcctcgcccttcTTTTGTGTTATCAGCAAGGAATGAAGGCCGTGGCATCATGTTGGCGATTCCTCATTATCCTCGCCTGTTTACGAATCGCCGGCGCTATATGCGagctcatcagcatcactgaCCCCTCGATCGATGTGATCACCACAAAAATCACATGCGACTTGTTGGGAATCGCGCCGCTAACCCTGGCTGCTGTGGGTTTGCTGCAAAGAGT AAACGCCTCGATCAACAAGCTCTCCAAAtggatcttcatctttgTCAGCATCGTCAGCTTGGTCGGACTGGCCCTTGGTATTGCCGGCGCTATCAAGGCCCTCGACACCTACACCATCCCCGCTATGCTCCAAGCCGCACTGGGCATGTTCGTCGGCTGCTTGGGTCTCCTACTGGCCATTATGGCGTACCTGACCATCTACCGCAACGAGATGCCTCGCAACGAGAGGATCATCCTGTACTCAGTATACGCCTGTGCGCCACTGCTTATCGTGCGAACTATTTACGGCTGCTTGGGTGATTACACGAATATCGAGAAGTTCAACCTGTTCGAGCCCAACCCCACGGTCAATCTATGCATGGGCGTCCTCGAGGAGATTTTCCTTATGATTATCTGCCTCGCTGTCGGCTTTTACTGCCCCCCGCCCAAGGAGCCTGAACCTG AAGAGGCTGCCCGCACGAGGAATTCGGACGAGACCACCATTGTAGAGAAACGCTCCTCTGAGCCCAACGATGCCCGCCCTGACACTATGAACAAGGAGAAACTGGCTGAGGAGGGACGCATGGGAACCCCGGTTGCCGAGGCTGCGTAA